The Starkeya sp. ORNL1 DNA window CACCTCGCCACCAATGTGCCCGGCATCTGGGCGATGGGCGATTGCAACGGCCGCGGCGCCTTCACCCACACCGCCTATAACGACTTCGAGATCGTCGCTGCCAATCTGCTCGACGGGCAGGACTGGAAGCTGAGCGAGCGCGTGCCCGGCTACGCGCTCTATACCGATCCGCCGCTCGGGCGGGTCGGCATGACGGAGACGGCGGCGCGCGCCACCGGTCGCCCCTTGCTCATCGGCAAGCGACTGATGACGCGGGTCGGCCGCGCGGTGGAGAAAGGCGAGACGCAGGGCTTCATGAAAGTTGCCGTCGACGCCGAGACCAAGCGGATCCTTGGCGCCGCGATCCTCGGCACTGGCGGCGACGAGGCGATCCACGGCATCCTGGACATGATGAATGCCGGCGCACCGTACACGACGCTGCAGCGCGCCGTGCCGATCCACCCGACCGTCTCCGAGCTCATCCCCACCATGCTGGGTGAGATGAAGCCGGGCTAGGCTCCTTGCGGTTGGTCTGCCTCCATTGCGATCTCCAGCGGATCTTTCCAGCGGTTCCGGGCGTCTTCAGCCGTCCAGATAAGCCTCGGTAAAGCTTTCCGAGGCGATGTAGCCGAGGACCGAGCGCAGCTCGGCGGCGCGCTCATTGCCAAGCGTCGACTCGAAGCGGCGCTGCGCACCGAGCCAGAGCCGCCGCGCGTGGTTGAACTTCGCCATACCCGCTTCGGTCAGCAGCGCGCGCTTGGCGCGCCGGTCGTGCGGGTCGGCGGTGATGGTGACGAGGCCATCGCGGGCGAGCGGTTTCAGCGTATGGCCCAGGGCGGAGAGGTCCATCACCAGGGCACCCGCCAATTGGCGCAAGGTCGGCCCTTCCAGGGCGACGATTTCTGCCAGCAGCGCGAATTGCGTCGCGCGCAGGCCGCTCGGCGCAATGGCCGCGTCATAGAACTGACCGAGCCGGCGTGTCGCCTTGCGGAGCACGGCATTGTTACAGAGGTTGGGATCGACAGCCGCCACGGCCGGTGCTCCTCTCGGACGATGCTGTCGCAGACAGGCAGCACACCACCTTTGTCTGAAAGCACGGTGCCATCGGGGCGTTAGCTTGACAAGATAGTGGCATATGCCATCGTAGCTGGAAATATTCAAATCTACGGCTGGCCAGAGCAGTGCGTGGCGCTATCTCGCCAGCAGGCTTTCACGCTCCATTGCGCCTCGCTACGGGCTCAGGCCGGAGGCGCGCCCAACCCATGGGAGAACCGGATGGCAACCCTCAACATCAACGGACAGGACCATAATTTCGACGTCCCGGCCGACATGCCCTTGCTGTGGGTGCTGCGCGACGTCGCCGGCCTGACCGGCACGAAGTTCGGCTGCGGCGCCGGGCTGTGCGGCGCCTGCACCGTCCACCTCGACGGGGAGGCAGTGCGTTCCTGCCAGACCGCGGTGAGCGATGCCGTCGGGCACAAGATCGCGACCATCGAGACCGTCGGCGCGACCCCGCAGGGTGCGGCGATCCAGAAGGCATGGCTGGACCTCGAAGTGGTGCAGTGCGGCTATTGCCAGTCCGGCCAGATCATGTCGGCGACGGCGCTGCTGAAAGCCAATCCGAAGCCCTCGGACAGCGATATCGATGACGCCATGAGCGGCAATATCTGTCGCTGCGGGACCTATCGGCGGATCCGCGCCGCCATCAAGCAAGCTTCGGCAGCGTGAGGGGGCGGCAATGACCAAGATCGTGAAACAGGACGAATTCCGCCTCGACCGTCGCTCCTTCATCGCCGGCGGCACGGCGCTGGTGGTGGCGGCTTCACTGCCGTTCGGCGGGCGCATGGCGCAGGCCGCGGGCGAAGCGAGCTTCGAACCCAACGCCTTCATCCGCATCGGCACCGACGGGCGCATCGCGCTGGTGATGCGCGACGCGGAGATGGGGCAGGGCATCTGGACCGGTGCCTCCATGCTGCTCGCCGAGGAACTAGATGTCGGGCTCGACCAGGTGACGCCGGAGGCCTCGCCGCCCAATGACAAGCTCTATGCCAATCCGCTCATCGGCTTCCAGGCGACCGGCGGGTCCACCTCGATCCGCGGCGATTGGGAGAGCCTGCGCAAAGCCGCGGCGATCGCCCGGCTCGCTCTGGTGCAGGCTGCCGCCAAGCAATGGAACGTCAATGCCGCCGATTGCAAGGTCGATCGCGGGACGGTGACGCACGCCGCCTCCGGGCGCAGCGCGCCCTATGCCTCGCTGGTCGCGGCCGCGGCTGCGGCGCCACTGCCGACCGATGCTCCGCTGAAGGATCGCGCGGACTGGAAGCTGATCGGCACGCCGCAGAAGCGGGTCGACACCCGGCACAAGGTCGATGGCGGGGTGACTTACGGCATCGACGTGAAGCTGCCCGGCATGAAGATCGGCGCCGTGGCGCGCTGTCCGGTGCTCGGCGGCAAGCTGGTCTCGGTCGACGAGGCGCCCGCGATGAAAATACCGGGCGTGCGCGCGGTGTTGAAGATCGACGACGCGGTAGCGGTGGTCGGTGACCATTTCTGGGCCGCCAAGCAAGGCGTCGACGCGCTCGACATCAAATGGGACCTCGGCCCCAATGCGAAGCTGACCCAGGCCGACATCGTGCGCGGCCATGAGGAGGCCTCGCATGGCGACGGCATCGTCGCGCGCGAGGAGGGCGATCCCGTCGCCGCCATTGCCGGCGCGGCGACCAAGCTCGAGGCGGTCTATCAACTGCCCTTCCTCGCCCATGCGCCGATGGAGCCGGTCAATTGCACTGTCCATGTGCGGCCTGACGGCGTCGAGGTGTGGGTCGGCACGCAGGTACCGACCCGTTGCCAGTCCGCCGCGGCGGAGGCCACCGGCCAGCCGGTGGACAAGGTGAAGGTGTACAATCATCTGATCGGCGGTGGCTTCGGCCGTCGGCTCGAATGGGAGTACGCCGGCATCGCCGCGTCTTTCGCCAAGCAGGTCGACTATCCGCTGAAGCTGATCTGGACCCGCGAGGAGGACATCCAGCACGATCGCTTCCGACCCTATTATTATGACCGGCTCTCCGCCGGCCTCGACAGCCAGGGCCGCCTAGTCGGCTGGACCCACAAGGTGACCGGTTCCAGCGTGCTGGCGCGCTGGGCGCCCCCCGGCATGCGCAAGAACGGCATCGATCCCGATGCAGTCGAGTGCGCCGAAGAGACGCCCTACGACATGGATACGCTGCGGGTCTCCTGGGTTCGTCACGAGCCGCCCGGCGTCGTCACCGCCTGGTGGCGCGGCGTCGGCCCGGCCCACAACATCTTCGTGGTGGAGAGCTTCATCGACGAACTGGCCAACGCGGCGAAGAAGGACCCGGTCGAGTTCCGCCGCGGCCTGCTGGCGAAGAACCCACGCGCCCGCGCGGTGCTCGATCTTGCGGCCGAGAAGTCCGGCTGGGGCTCGCCGCTGCCGAAGGGCATCGGGCGCGGCGTCATGGTGCAGAACGCCTTCGGCTCGTTCCTGTCGGTGGTGTGCGAGGCCGATGTCTCCAACGGCAGCGACATCAAGCTGCGCAAGCTGGTGGCGGCGATGGATTGCGGCCAGGCAATCAACCCCGACTCGGTGCGCGCGCAGCTCGAAGGCGGCCTGGTGTTCGGCCTCACCGCCGCGCTCTATGGCGAGATCACCCTCGATCAGGGCCAGGTCGAGCAGGCCAATTTCGACACCTACCAGATGCTGCGCATGAACGAAGTGCCGCCGATCGAGGTGCACATCGTCAACAGCACTGAGACGCCCGGCGGCCTCGGCGAAACCGGTACGGCGGCGTCCTTCCCGGCGCTCGCCAACGCAGTGTTCGCCGCCACCGGCAAGCGCCTGCGCAAGCTTCCGCTCAAGCTCGATGAAGGCTCCAGCGGCTGAGGCTGCCAGTCAATTCGCGTCGTCTTCCCCGGGCTTGTCCCGGGGATCCACGTCCTTGACGAAGGAGCAACCGTGGATGGCCGGGCCAAGCCCGGCCATGACGTGAGAGCATTTCATCAGCCACGGAAGATAGCTGTTGTCGGACCAGTCACTTTGCATATAGTCTACATAAACTATGGAAAAATAGGCTGAGACAGATGGTCGAAACCCCGCGGCAGATCCACTTGAACGCCTTCCTGCGCAATGTCGGCCAGCACGAAGCGGCCTGGAGGCTGCCGGAGACCGACACCAAGGCGGTCACCGACATCGGCCATTATCAGCGCCTCGCGCAGATTGCGGAGCAAGGCAAGCTCGATGCGATCTTCTTCGCCGACCACCCCGCGTTGAAGGATCGCTCCGAGGATCGCCCCTGGGATTCGCTCGATCCGTTCACGCTGATCACGGCGCTCTCCGGCGTCACCAGCCGGATCGGCCTCGTCGCCACCGGCTCGACCACCTATAACGACCCCTATGGCATCGCCCGCCGTTTCGCGACGCTCGACCATGTCAGCCGCGGGCGCGCCGCGTGGAATGTGGTGACCACCGCGAACGCTTCGGCCGCGGAGAATTTCGGCTTCGACCAGCATCCCGACCCCGATGCGCGCTATGCGCGCGCCGCCGAGTTCCTCGATGTTGCCTTCGCGCTCTGGGACAGCTGGGACGACGACGCCATCGTCGGCGACAAGGCGGGCGGGGTGTTCGTCGATCGCGACAAGATCCACCGCATCGACCATGTCGGGCCACATTTCCGCGTTGCCGGGCCGCTGGAAATTCCGCGCTCGCCACCGGGCCGGCCAGTGATCTTCCAGGCGGGTTCCTCCGAGCCGGGCAAGGATCTGGCCGCCCGCTACGCCGACGCCATCTTCACTGCGCAGCCGACGATCGAGGAGGGGCAGGCCTTCTATGGCGACATCAAGGGCAGGGTGCGCGCCGTGGGGCGCGATCCGGCCACGGTGCTGATCCTGCCGGGCCTCTCCTTCTTCATCGGCGGCACCGAGGCGGAAGCCTTTGCGCTGCGCGAGCAATTCGAGGACCTGACGCTGCCGACCTACGGCATCGCCCAGCTCTCCCGCGTCACCGGCCTCGACCTCAGCGGTTACGACCTCGACAGCCTGATCCGGATTCCGCCGCGGCCGGACCAGGCCAACCAGCGCAGCCGCCACGATCTGGTGCACCGCCTCACCAGCGCGGAGGATCTGACGCTTCGCCAGTTGCTGCGGCGCCTCAGTGCCGGGCGCGGTCACCGCATCGCCACCGGGACGCCGGAGCAGATCGCTGGAACCATCGTCGAATGGTTCGAGAACGGCGCCGCCGACGGTTTCAACCTCATCCCGCCGGCCTTGCCGACATCGCTCTCCAGCTTCGTCGAGCAGGTCATCCCGCTGCTGCAGCGGCGCGGCCTGTTCCGCACCGACTACGAGGGCGCCACCTTGCGCGACCATCTCGGGCTGGAGCGCCCGGCGGTCGCGCGCCGCGCCGTCGCGCTTCCCAGCGCAGCCGAATAGGCCGGGAGACGCATATGAGCCTGATCTCAACCTTAGGGCCGGCAAAGCCTGCCGTCCGGCATGTCGAAGCCGCGCCGGACGGCCAGTCCGTCAGCCTGCTGCCCAAGCCGCCGCTGCCGG harbors:
- a CDS encoding LLM class flavin-dependent oxidoreductase, yielding MVETPRQIHLNAFLRNVGQHEAAWRLPETDTKAVTDIGHYQRLAQIAEQGKLDAIFFADHPALKDRSEDRPWDSLDPFTLITALSGVTSRIGLVATGSTTYNDPYGIARRFATLDHVSRGRAAWNVVTTANASAAENFGFDQHPDPDARYARAAEFLDVAFALWDSWDDDAIVGDKAGGVFVDRDKIHRIDHVGPHFRVAGPLEIPRSPPGRPVIFQAGSSEPGKDLAARYADAIFTAQPTIEEGQAFYGDIKGRVRAVGRDPATVLILPGLSFFIGGTEAEAFALREQFEDLTLPTYGIAQLSRVTGLDLSGYDLDSLIRIPPRPDQANQRSRHDLVHRLTSAEDLTLRQLLRRLSAGRGHRIATGTPEQIAGTIVEWFENGAADGFNLIPPALPTSLSSFVEQVIPLLQRRGLFRTDYEGATLRDHLGLERPAVARRAVALPSAAE
- a CDS encoding (2Fe-2S)-binding protein, with product MATLNINGQDHNFDVPADMPLLWVLRDVAGLTGTKFGCGAGLCGACTVHLDGEAVRSCQTAVSDAVGHKIATIETVGATPQGAAIQKAWLDLEVVQCGYCQSGQIMSATALLKANPKPSDSDIDDAMSGNICRCGTYRRIRAAIKQASAA
- a CDS encoding xanthine dehydrogenase family protein molybdopterin-binding subunit: MTKIVKQDEFRLDRRSFIAGGTALVVAASLPFGGRMAQAAGEASFEPNAFIRIGTDGRIALVMRDAEMGQGIWTGASMLLAEELDVGLDQVTPEASPPNDKLYANPLIGFQATGGSTSIRGDWESLRKAAAIARLALVQAAAKQWNVNAADCKVDRGTVTHAASGRSAPYASLVAAAAAAPLPTDAPLKDRADWKLIGTPQKRVDTRHKVDGGVTYGIDVKLPGMKIGAVARCPVLGGKLVSVDEAPAMKIPGVRAVLKIDDAVAVVGDHFWAAKQGVDALDIKWDLGPNAKLTQADIVRGHEEASHGDGIVAREEGDPVAAIAGAATKLEAVYQLPFLAHAPMEPVNCTVHVRPDGVEVWVGTQVPTRCQSAAAEATGQPVDKVKVYNHLIGGGFGRRLEWEYAGIAASFAKQVDYPLKLIWTREEDIQHDRFRPYYYDRLSAGLDSQGRLVGWTHKVTGSSVLARWAPPGMRKNGIDPDAVECAEETPYDMDTLRVSWVRHEPPGVVTAWWRGVGPAHNIFVVESFIDELANAAKKDPVEFRRGLLAKNPRARAVLDLAAEKSGWGSPLPKGIGRGVMVQNAFGSFLSVVCEADVSNGSDIKLRKLVAAMDCGQAINPDSVRAQLEGGLVFGLTAALYGEITLDQGQVEQANFDTYQMLRMNEVPPIEVHIVNSTETPGGLGETGTAASFPALANAVFAATGKRLRKLPLKLDEGSSG
- a CDS encoding MarR family winged helix-turn-helix transcriptional regulator encodes the protein MAAVDPNLCNNAVLRKATRRLGQFYDAAIAPSGLRATQFALLAEIVALEGPTLRQLAGALVMDLSALGHTLKPLARDGLVTITADPHDRRAKRALLTEAGMAKFNHARRLWLGAQRRFESTLGNERAAELRSVLGYIASESFTEAYLDG